Proteins from a genomic interval of Luteibacter pinisoli:
- a CDS encoding helix-turn-helix domain-containing protein → MRDSSETAVPAGYVSIEDMVAKVSKDPARADSLASARKRLAPEIDEGAVTVRSLRLDRGMSQVELARILGTSQSHVARMEGGTENLALATLRKLADALSVDMNGLNDALLAQERLNAGRRRIV, encoded by the coding sequence GTGCGCGACAGTAGCGAGACTGCGGTACCGGCGGGATACGTCTCGATTGAGGATATGGTCGCCAAGGTGTCGAAGGACCCAGCACGTGCCGATTCGCTGGCCTCGGCACGCAAGCGACTTGCACCTGAGATCGATGAGGGCGCCGTGACCGTTCGGAGCCTTCGGCTGGACCGAGGCATGTCGCAGGTGGAGCTTGCGAGGATCCTGGGCACGAGCCAATCGCACGTGGCCCGCATGGAGGGCGGCACGGAAAACCTGGCACTTGCGACGCTGCGCAAGCTTGCCGACGCACTGTCTGTCGACATGAACGGATTGAACGATGCGTTGCTCGCGCAGGAACGTCTTAATGCAGGCAGGCGTCGAATCGTCTGA
- a CDS encoding DUF1304 domain-containing protein yields MTLLATVLTAIVILIHVYIVVLEMLLWRSRGPKVFGITPAFANDSAALASNQGLYNGFLVVALVLGLVLREPFATAFVFYGLGCVVVAGLWGALTASRRILYVQALPAALALAAQWMAR; encoded by the coding sequence ATGACCCTGCTTGCGACCGTGCTTACCGCCATCGTCATCCTGATCCACGTATACATCGTGGTCCTCGAAATGCTGCTCTGGCGCTCGCGCGGCCCCAAGGTGTTCGGCATCACGCCGGCGTTCGCCAACGACAGCGCCGCGCTGGCCTCGAACCAGGGCCTGTACAACGGTTTCCTCGTCGTGGCCCTGGTGCTTGGCCTGGTGCTACGTGAACCGTTCGCCACGGCCTTTGTGTTCTACGGCCTCGGCTGCGTCGTCGTGGCGGGCCTGTGGGGCGCGCTGACCGCGAGCCGCCGGATCCTTTACGTGCAGGCCCTGCCAGCCGCACTGGCCCTCGCCGCGCAGTGGATGGCCCGCTAG
- a CDS encoding DUF4105 domain-containing protein: MRKRRMLARSVAGAVAGLLLFASGAWGALALSYQLPGPPPARFGGAIAWSVVYMALLVATFGWRAWWAPVSLVVMLGLLIAWWSTIPPRNDRVWADDVAPLMSGEVQGSHVTLHNVRNFTWRAEDDYDARWETREYDLDHLVSADAVLSYWSGEAIAHAMLSFGFDDGRHVVFSMEIRREKGEAFSEVGGFFKQFELVLIAADERDIIRVRTNVRGEDDYLFPLRMPRDAMRSLFVSYVDAANHLVDRPRFYNTVTSNCTTIVYRMARRIDSGLPMDIRLLLTGYLPEYLMDNGALDRRMPVDEWRRLGRITDRARASGPADDFSAVIRQGVPPAVVPEASPSSGDSTLKPFASSADR, from the coding sequence ATGAGAAAACGCCGGATGCTGGCCCGCAGCGTCGCGGGTGCCGTGGCGGGCCTCCTGCTGTTTGCCTCCGGGGCCTGGGGCGCGCTGGCGCTGAGCTACCAGCTGCCGGGGCCGCCGCCGGCCCGCTTCGGCGGCGCCATCGCCTGGTCGGTCGTTTACATGGCCCTGCTGGTGGCCACCTTCGGCTGGCGGGCCTGGTGGGCGCCGGTCAGCCTCGTGGTGATGCTCGGCCTGCTCATCGCCTGGTGGTCCACCATCCCGCCGCGCAATGACCGGGTATGGGCCGACGACGTGGCCCCCCTGATGTCCGGGGAGGTGCAGGGTAGCCACGTGACGCTGCACAACGTGCGCAACTTCACCTGGCGTGCCGAAGACGATTACGACGCGCGCTGGGAAACCCGCGAGTACGACCTCGACCACCTGGTATCCGCCGACGCGGTGTTGTCGTACTGGTCGGGCGAAGCCATCGCCCACGCCATGCTGTCATTCGGCTTCGACGACGGCCGCCACGTGGTGTTCTCGATGGAGATCCGCCGTGAAAAGGGCGAGGCCTTCTCCGAGGTCGGTGGCTTCTTCAAGCAGTTCGAACTTGTGCTCATCGCGGCCGACGAGCGCGACATCATCCGCGTGCGCACCAACGTGCGTGGCGAGGACGACTACCTGTTCCCGCTACGCATGCCACGCGACGCGATGCGCTCGCTGTTCGTCTCGTACGTCGACGCGGCCAACCACCTGGTGGACCGTCCGCGCTTCTACAACACGGTGACCTCGAACTGCACGACCATCGTCTACCGCATGGCCCGTCGCATCGACAGCGGCCTGCCGATGGACATCCGCTTGCTGCTCACGGGCTACCTGCCGGAGTACCTGATGGATAACGGTGCGCTGGATCGACGCATGCCGGTAGATGAGTGGCGACGGCTGGGGCGGATCACCGACCGGGCGCGCGCGAGCGGCCCAGCCGATGACTTTTCCGCGGTGATCCGTCAGGGCGTACCGCCGGCGGTTGTTCCGGAGGCGTCACCGTCGTCCGGCGATTCCACCTTGAAGCCCTTCGCTTCCAGCGCCGACAGGTAG
- a CDS encoding HAD family hydrolase, with translation MVRFPATPQAIVFDLDGVLFDTEALYRDALLAAAAEVGIDIPLALCQRMVGLHGHAARMLLRDHVGDEVDLDAVWAGASERYHAMFETDLRLKPGVMALLDTLDEFAMPRAIATSSPHRTAMHHLEAFGLRDRFDALVAAGDCERCKPYPDPYLRAMRILNKPAHCCLALEDSHAGVRSAVSAGMPTIMVPDLQQPSAELRRICASVVSNLDEVNGWLRKARGAQAG, from the coding sequence ATGGTGCGTTTTCCCGCAACACCCCAGGCCATTGTGTTCGACCTGGACGGCGTGCTGTTCGATACCGAAGCGCTCTACCGAGACGCCCTCCTCGCGGCTGCGGCCGAGGTCGGCATCGACATCCCGCTGGCGCTCTGCCAGCGGATGGTTGGCTTGCACGGCCACGCGGCGCGCATGCTGCTGCGTGACCATGTCGGCGATGAGGTGGACCTCGATGCGGTGTGGGCCGGCGCCTCGGAGCGCTACCACGCGATGTTCGAGACCGACCTGCGGCTGAAACCAGGGGTCATGGCACTGCTGGACACGCTCGACGAGTTCGCCATGCCCCGGGCCATCGCCACGTCCTCCCCGCATCGCACGGCCATGCATCACCTGGAAGCCTTCGGCCTGCGCGACCGCTTCGACGCCCTGGTGGCGGCGGGCGACTGCGAGCGCTGCAAGCCCTACCCCGACCCGTACCTGCGCGCGATGCGCATCCTCAACAAGCCGGCCCATTGCTGCCTGGCGCTGGAGGATTCCCATGCGGGTGTCCGTTCCGCCGTCTCGGCAGGCATGCCGACCATCATGGTGCCCGACCTCCAGCAGCCCTCGGCCGAGCTGCGGCGGATCTGCGCCAGCGTGGTGAGCAACCTGGATGAGGTGAACGGGTGGCTGCGCAAGGCGCGCGGCGCGCAAGCCGGCTAA
- a CDS encoding tetratricopeptide repeat protein — MAKQTQEATSAYAAGDIRHAADLYQSVVDAEPGNADVWFRLGNARFRLQQPDEAVLAYGHAIQLRPGFPQAQYNLGVVRLKQAQAAMIASAQAGQPGDTLRRDSARIAQRLTRVADDVGTRGKGDGGAPPFIVEESGAP; from the coding sequence GTGGCAAAACAGACGCAGGAAGCGACGAGCGCGTACGCCGCCGGCGACATCCGCCACGCCGCCGACCTCTACCAGTCCGTCGTTGACGCCGAGCCAGGCAACGCGGATGTCTGGTTCCGGCTGGGCAATGCGCGCTTCCGGCTGCAACAGCCCGACGAGGCGGTGCTGGCCTACGGTCACGCGATCCAGCTTCGCCCGGGTTTCCCCCAGGCCCAATACAACCTGGGCGTCGTGCGGCTGAAGCAGGCCCAGGCCGCGATGATCGCCAGCGCGCAGGCCGGGCAGCCCGGCGACACGCTACGCCGCGACAGCGCGCGCATCGCGCAGCGCCTGACCCGCGTGGCCGATGACGTGGGCACGCGCGGCAAGGGGGACGGCGGGGCGCCGCCTTTCATCGTTGAGGAAAGTGGCGCGCCGTAG
- a CDS encoding UBP-type zinc finger domain-containing protein, translated as MSHERTGIDVHVPPSGDGCVECLATGSWWLHLRRCAQCGHVGCCDDSLNRHASRHAHAESHPVIQTFEPGEDWFYDYRNDEMFDGPRLAPPTHHPTSQPTPGPAGVPPRNWQRILMSRNDD; from the coding sequence ATGAGCCACGAACGAACCGGTATCGATGTCCACGTCCCGCCCAGCGGCGACGGCTGCGTGGAATGCCTCGCCACGGGTAGCTGGTGGCTGCACCTGCGCCGGTGCGCGCAGTGCGGCCACGTCGGCTGCTGCGATGATTCGCTCAACCGCCACGCCTCCAGACATGCCCACGCCGAGAGCCATCCGGTGATCCAGACCTTCGAGCCCGGCGAGGACTGGTTCTATGATTACCGCAACGATGAGATGTTCGACGGCCCCCGGCTGGCCCCGCCGACCCACCATCCCACCAGCCAGCCAACGCCAGGCCCGGCGGGCGTCCCTCCGCGCAACTGGCAACGCATCCTGATGTCCCGCAACGATGACTGA
- a CDS encoding putative bifunctional diguanylate cyclase/phosphodiesterase — protein MLVSSYSNVLVLFSFVVAILASYTALNMAGRVASTQGRASMLWLGGGSFAMGLGIWAMHFVGMLAFSLPITLGYDVALTTLSLVIAVGSSAFALWLVCQNELPRRRLVVGALLMGAGIATMHYTGMAAMRMMPGVIYDPALFSLSVVFAVLASGAALWIAFRLRRDTGHILWARFGASLVMGCAIVGMHYTGMAAASFPDGSWCGAAVAGGIDVKYLAVVVIVVTLSVFAIALAVATLDARAGMLASSLDRANSELVQLALHDNLTRLPNRVLLEDRLDQAIRNASKGGHRFAVLFLDLDGFKAVNDVYGHHVGDELLRDVSRRILACKRNEETVARLGGDEFVVLVDIHGPEDAALLAEELVDLLGEPYQVSGVTAHVSASIGIALYPENGRTRHDLMVNADAAMYHAKEQGRSGFRFFEMAMNANVHQQLKLQQDLRRALDRNEFTLHYQPKLVSPNGPVVGVEALLRWNKPGEGLVPPDQFLPVAERTGLIIPIGNWVIDEACRQMREWRDAGHGVWAVSVNVSTAQLNHMGLVDTLRDALVRHAIEPGHLTVEVTESTAMRDAETSLAILNQVAALGVGISIDDFGTGYSSLLYLKQLPADELKIDRGFVTELARGNDDEAIVSAIIALGKTLGMKIVAEGVETVEQQQLLTRLGCNALQGFLLGSPVSAAELPATLPATLPASA, from the coding sequence ATGCTCGTCAGCAGCTACAGCAATGTCCTTGTCCTGTTCTCGTTCGTGGTGGCCATCCTGGCCTCGTACACGGCGCTGAACATGGCTGGCCGTGTGGCCAGCACCCAGGGCAGGGCGTCGATGCTGTGGCTTGGCGGCGGATCGTTCGCCATGGGTCTGGGGATCTGGGCCATGCATTTCGTGGGGATGCTGGCTTTCAGCCTGCCGATCACCCTGGGCTATGACGTCGCCCTGACCACGCTCTCGCTGGTGATCGCCGTGGGTTCGTCCGCGTTCGCCCTGTGGCTGGTCTGCCAGAACGAACTGCCGCGCCGTCGCCTGGTCGTCGGCGCCTTGCTGATGGGCGCGGGCATTGCGACGATGCATTACACCGGCATGGCCGCGATGCGCATGATGCCCGGCGTGATCTACGATCCCGCCCTTTTCTCGCTGTCGGTCGTGTTCGCCGTGCTCGCATCTGGCGCGGCCCTGTGGATCGCCTTCCGCCTGCGCCGCGATACGGGGCACATCCTCTGGGCACGTTTCGGCGCGTCGCTGGTGATGGGCTGCGCCATCGTCGGCATGCATTACACCGGCATGGCGGCCGCCAGTTTCCCGGATGGCAGCTGGTGCGGTGCTGCCGTGGCGGGCGGCATCGACGTGAAGTACCTCGCCGTCGTGGTCATCGTCGTGACCTTGTCGGTCTTCGCCATTGCGCTGGCCGTGGCGACGCTTGATGCGCGGGCAGGGATGCTGGCGTCGTCACTGGATCGCGCCAATAGCGAACTCGTACAGCTGGCCCTGCACGACAACCTGACCCGGCTGCCTAACCGTGTCCTGTTGGAAGATCGCCTGGACCAGGCTATCCGCAATGCCTCGAAGGGTGGCCACCGGTTTGCCGTGCTGTTCCTCGACCTCGATGGCTTCAAGGCGGTGAACGACGTTTATGGGCACCACGTGGGCGATGAACTGCTCCGCGACGTATCGCGCCGCATCCTCGCCTGCAAGCGTAACGAAGAGACCGTGGCGCGCCTCGGTGGTGACGAATTCGTCGTGCTGGTCGACATCCATGGCCCCGAAGATGCGGCGCTGCTGGCCGAGGAACTCGTGGACCTGCTCGGCGAGCCCTATCAGGTGAGTGGCGTCACCGCTCATGTGTCGGCGAGCATCGGCATTGCCCTGTATCCGGAAAACGGCCGGACGCGCCACGACCTCATGGTCAACGCCGACGCGGCCATGTATCACGCGAAGGAGCAGGGCCGCAGTGGCTTCCGCTTCTTTGAAATGGCCATGAACGCCAACGTCCACCAGCAGCTGAAGCTGCAGCAGGACCTTCGCCGCGCGCTGGATCGCAACGAGTTCACCCTGCATTACCAGCCCAAGCTCGTCTCGCCGAATGGGCCGGTCGTGGGCGTCGAGGCGCTGTTGCGCTGGAACAAGCCGGGCGAGGGCCTCGTGCCGCCGGATCAGTTCCTTCCGGTCGCCGAGCGCACCGGCCTGATCATTCCCATCGGTAACTGGGTGATCGACGAAGCCTGCCGGCAGATGCGCGAATGGCGCGACGCCGGCCATGGCGTCTGGGCGGTGTCGGTCAACGTATCGACGGCGCAGCTGAACCATATGGGCCTGGTGGATACGCTGCGCGACGCGTTGGTCCGCCACGCTATCGAGCCCGGGCATCTGACGGTGGAGGTGACCGAATCCACCGCCATGCGCGACGCGGAAACCAGCCTCGCCATCCTCAACCAGGTAGCGGCACTTGGCGTCGGCATTTCCATCGACGATTTTGGTACCGGCTACTCGAGCCTGCTTTATCTGAAGCAGCTGCCGGCGGACGAACTGAAAATCGATCGTGGCTTCGTGACCGAACTGGCGCGCGGCAACGATGACGAAGCCATCGTTTCGGCCATCATCGCGCTTGGGAAAACGCTCGGCATGAAGATCGTCGCCGAAGGCGTCGAAACCGTCGAACAGCAACAGCTGCTCACCCGCCTCGGCTGCAACGCCCTGCAGGGCTTCCTGCTCGGGAGCCCCGTCTCCGCCGCCGAACTCCCCGCGACCCTGCCAGCGACGCTGCCCGCTTCGGCCTGA
- a CDS encoding patatin-like phospholipase family protein produces the protein MPATELPLSRPRESPPCRAGTFELGLTLAGAVSGGAYAAGVLDFFYEALEHWYDARAKGHAVPTHDILLRVISGASAGSLNGVLSAVALPYRFPHVHAGPQPAGMTGNPFYDAWVKRIDARELLGKADLADPTQPIASLLDSTSLDVIARDVLAYSQAPTTRPYIANPLKCVFTVTNLRGVPYMVLFKGNPEIPGHGMMAHADWLRFAVDTGHNPYERGWAYPDERRVAGPNHPQRKDWQGFMDAALASAAFPAGLRYREVARPWRDYDQRVVIVPGQQGQAEPVAIPPAWANGEDSHGEYRFVAVDGGAMDNEPFELARTELAGTLGRNPREGDKVNRIVIMLDPFPEAETPGPSEAASTNLIESMAALFGAWKQQARFKPEEVALALDATVYSRFMIAPSRPATSAGARWIGGRALAAGALGGFSGFLAEAYRHHDFLLGRRNCQRFLAERLLVPASNPIFAGWASDPALAGYLRTVDGEVFAPVIPLVGGCEGLREALPAWPKGAFKVETLMPLVEGRMQALYRAATANIGARFATWLAWHLYVRRLLLRIVSGRLRRALASFDLL, from the coding sequence ATGCCTGCGACCGAGCTGCCCCTCTCCCGGCCCAGGGAATCCCCGCCGTGCCGTGCGGGGACGTTTGAGCTGGGCCTCACGCTGGCCGGCGCCGTCTCAGGCGGCGCGTACGCCGCCGGCGTCCTCGATTTCTTCTACGAGGCCCTCGAGCACTGGTATGACGCCAGGGCCAAGGGCCACGCGGTTCCCACCCACGACATCCTGCTGCGCGTGATCTCCGGGGCGTCGGCAGGCAGCCTCAACGGTGTCCTCTCGGCCGTGGCGCTTCCGTATCGCTTCCCGCACGTGCATGCCGGGCCGCAGCCTGCCGGCATGACCGGCAACCCCTTCTACGACGCCTGGGTAAAACGGATCGACGCGCGCGAACTGCTCGGCAAGGCCGACCTGGCCGACCCCACGCAGCCCATCGCGTCGCTGCTGGATTCGACCAGCCTGGACGTCATCGCCAGGGACGTACTGGCCTACAGCCAGGCCCCCACGACGCGCCCTTACATCGCCAACCCGCTGAAGTGCGTGTTCACGGTGACCAACCTGCGCGGCGTGCCCTACATGGTCCTGTTCAAGGGCAATCCCGAGATCCCCGGGCACGGGATGATGGCCCACGCCGACTGGCTGCGCTTTGCCGTGGATACCGGCCACAACCCCTACGAGCGCGGCTGGGCCTACCCGGATGAACGCCGGGTGGCGGGGCCGAATCATCCCCAGCGCAAGGACTGGCAGGGGTTCATGGACGCGGCGCTGGCCTCGGCGGCTTTCCCCGCGGGCCTGCGCTATCGCGAAGTCGCACGGCCGTGGCGCGACTACGACCAGCGCGTGGTGATCGTGCCGGGCCAACAGGGCCAGGCCGAGCCGGTGGCGATTCCGCCAGCATGGGCCAATGGCGAGGACAGCCACGGCGAGTACCGTTTCGTGGCGGTGGACGGCGGGGCCATGGACAACGAGCCGTTCGAGCTCGCCCGTACCGAACTCGCGGGCACTTTGGGGCGCAACCCGCGCGAGGGCGACAAGGTCAACCGCATCGTCATCATGCTGGATCCCTTTCCCGAGGCCGAGACGCCTGGCCCGTCGGAGGCGGCCAGTACCAACCTCATCGAGTCGATGGCGGCGCTGTTCGGCGCATGGAAGCAGCAGGCGCGATTCAAACCGGAGGAGGTGGCCCTGGCCCTGGACGCCACCGTGTACAGCCGCTTCATGATCGCGCCCAGCCGGCCTGCGACCTCGGCCGGCGCGCGCTGGATCGGTGGCCGTGCGCTGGCGGCCGGGGCGCTGGGCGGCTTCTCCGGGTTTCTCGCCGAGGCGTATCGCCATCACGATTTCCTGCTCGGGCGGCGTAACTGCCAGCGTTTCCTCGCCGAGCGGTTGCTGGTGCCGGCGAGCAACCCGATCTTTGCGGGCTGGGCATCGGATCCTGCGCTGGCAGGCTACCTGCGCACGGTCGATGGCGAGGTGTTCGCCCCGGTGATTCCCCTGGTCGGGGGCTGTGAGGGCCTGCGCGAAGCGTTGCCTGCATGGCCGAAGGGCGCGTTCAAGGTGGAGACGCTCATGCCCCTCGTGGAAGGGCGGATGCAAGCCCTGTATCGCGCGGCCACGGCGAACATCGGGGCGCGCTTCGCCACCTGGCTCGCCTGGCATCTGTATGTCCGCCGCCTCTTGCTGCGTATCGTGTCAGGCCGCCTGCGGCGCGCCCTGGCCTCCTTCGACCTTTTGTAA
- a CDS encoding TraB/GumN family protein, which yields MSRHPRLPLLVTLLTLAMAGAAAAQAPPPRPQTLPAPATSVPTLEAVTVSGVQPGPGLWRATRGDHVLLILGTLSPIPGNITWKTGDVDDAIAHAGSLILPPHTEVKPNVGFFGRLALLPSLIGVRNSPDGKTLEESVPADVYARWQVVKARYIGDEKKVERYRPIFAAIELYKQAMKKSGLRKSGYITDAVVEMAKKHNVKQVPVEYTLMVDDPRAVVKEFKRSTLDDLSCFTQSVDNLEPQLAAMRERANAWATGDVTALKDERRAKQISTCLDAVTEGGLAQRIGLTDVPAQVRTRWLAAVDTEVNANAQTVAIVPLDDLIGAQGYLSALEAKGFKVESPDDGDASGTTAGGTP from the coding sequence ATGAGCCGACACCCCCGCCTTCCGCTGCTGGTTACCCTTCTCACCCTGGCGATGGCCGGCGCTGCCGCCGCCCAGGCACCGCCGCCGCGGCCGCAGACGCTCCCTGCCCCGGCCACGAGCGTGCCGACGCTCGAAGCCGTGACGGTCAGCGGCGTGCAGCCTGGCCCCGGCCTCTGGCGCGCCACCCGTGGCGACCACGTCCTGTTGATCCTGGGCACGCTCTCGCCCATTCCCGGCAACATCACCTGGAAGACCGGCGACGTGGACGATGCCATCGCCCACGCCGGCTCGCTGATTCTCCCGCCCCACACGGAGGTGAAGCCCAACGTCGGTTTCTTCGGCCGGCTGGCCCTGCTGCCCTCCCTGATCGGCGTGCGCAACTCACCCGATGGCAAGACGCTCGAAGAATCCGTGCCGGCCGACGTGTACGCGCGCTGGCAGGTGGTGAAGGCGCGCTACATCGGTGATGAGAAGAAGGTGGAACGCTACCGGCCGATCTTCGCCGCCATCGAGCTGTACAAACAGGCGATGAAGAAATCGGGCTTGCGCAAGTCCGGTTACATCACCGATGCCGTCGTCGAGATGGCGAAGAAGCACAACGTGAAGCAGGTGCCGGTGGAATACACCCTGATGGTGGACGACCCGCGTGCCGTGGTGAAGGAGTTCAAGCGCTCCACCCTGGACGACCTCTCCTGCTTCACGCAGAGCGTGGATAACCTCGAGCCGCAGCTGGCCGCGATGCGCGAGCGGGCCAATGCGTGGGCCACCGGCGACGTCACCGCGCTGAAGGACGAACGCCGCGCCAAGCAGATCTCCACCTGCCTGGATGCCGTGACCGAAGGCGGCCTCGCCCAGCGCATCGGGCTCACCGACGTGCCCGCCCAGGTGCGCACGCGCTGGCTCGCGGCGGTGGATACCGAAGTGAACGCCAATGCGCAGACCGTGGCGATCGTGCCGCTGGACGACCTGATCGGCGCGCAGGGCTACCTGTCGGCGCTGGAAGCGAAGGGCTTCAAGGTGGAATCGCCGGACGACGGTGACGCCTCCGGAACAACCGCCGGCGGTACGCCCTGA
- a CDS encoding tRNA-binding protein, which produces MTDLIDWNDFTKVVMVAGTVTRAEVFPEARRPAYLIWVDFGPHGERKTSAQVAGVYQPEELLGKQVIAVINFPEKQIGPIRSQFLLTGFHTDEGVVIATTERAVPNGTRLA; this is translated from the coding sequence ATGACTGACCTGATCGACTGGAACGATTTCACCAAAGTGGTGATGGTGGCTGGCACGGTGACCCGCGCCGAAGTCTTCCCCGAAGCCCGGCGCCCCGCCTACCTCATCTGGGTGGACTTCGGCCCGCACGGCGAACGCAAGACCAGCGCCCAGGTCGCTGGCGTCTACCAGCCGGAGGAATTGCTCGGCAAGCAGGTCATCGCCGTCATCAACTTCCCGGAAAAGCAGATCGGGCCAATTCGCTCGCAGTTCCTGCTCACGGGCTTCCACACCGACGAGGGCGTGGTCATCGCCACCACCGAGCGCGCGGTGCCCAACGGCACGCGGCTCGCATGA
- a CDS encoding NADPH-dependent F420 reductase produces MKIGIIGAGNIGGTLARRFRELGHDVKIANSRGPQTLAEVANQTGAVPVAVADAVTDVELIVVTIPQARIPSLPGDLFADVPDDVVVVDTGNYYPRERDGRIGSIEEGVPESQWVAQQLDRPVIKAFNNIYAKRLGGAGKPGTERDRVALPVAGDDPNAKATVLKLIGELGFDGVDAGPLSESWRQQPGSPVYTADRDLEGVRQGLLDASRERTDAWRATPDSPGTYDAPR; encoded by the coding sequence ATGAAAATCGGCATCATCGGCGCAGGCAACATCGGTGGCACCCTGGCGCGGCGGTTTCGCGAGCTGGGGCACGATGTGAAGATCGCGAATTCTCGCGGTCCGCAGACCCTTGCCGAGGTGGCGAACCAGACAGGCGCGGTGCCCGTGGCCGTGGCCGACGCCGTCACCGACGTCGAACTGATCGTCGTGACGATTCCCCAGGCGCGGATTCCGTCACTCCCGGGGGATCTCTTCGCCGACGTACCGGACGATGTCGTCGTGGTCGATACCGGCAACTACTATCCGCGCGAGCGCGACGGCCGCATCGGCTCCATCGAGGAAGGCGTGCCGGAAAGCCAGTGGGTGGCCCAGCAGCTGGACCGGCCGGTGATCAAGGCGTTCAACAACATTTACGCGAAGCGCCTGGGCGGCGCCGGCAAGCCGGGGACGGAGCGCGATCGGGTGGCCTTGCCCGTGGCAGGCGACGACCCCAACGCGAAGGCGACCGTGCTGAAACTCATCGGCGAACTCGGCTTCGATGGCGTGGATGCCGGGCCGCTCTCGGAATCGTGGCGGCAGCAGCCGGGTTCGCCCGTCTATACGGCCGACCGCGACCTGGAGGGCGTGCGCCAGGGGCTGCTGGATGCATCGCGCGAGCGGACCGACGCGTGGCGCGCCACGCCCGATAGCCCGGGCACTTACGACGCGCCTCGTTGA
- a CDS encoding DUF924 family protein — MSLDPFADAHVDETPASIVAFWRDAGPDRWFEKDDAFDRVFRQRFLPAHMAASRRRLDGWMATPEGCLALVILLDQFPRNAFRDCAHMFATDALGQSVARHMLANGFDQAVGDDIRVFCYLPFSHAENLADQDLAVAHNEPLGDPYLKFARIHRDVIRRFGRFPHRNHALGRDTTADEQAFLDEGGFAG; from the coding sequence GTGAGCCTTGATCCGTTCGCCGATGCGCACGTCGACGAAACGCCCGCCAGCATCGTGGCGTTCTGGCGTGATGCGGGGCCCGACCGCTGGTTCGAAAAGGACGACGCGTTTGATCGCGTGTTTCGCCAGCGTTTCCTGCCTGCCCACATGGCCGCCTCGCGTCGGCGCCTGGATGGCTGGATGGCGACGCCCGAGGGCTGCCTGGCCCTGGTGATCCTCCTCGACCAGTTCCCGCGCAACGCGTTCCGCGATTGCGCACACATGTTTGCCACCGATGCGCTGGGACAATCCGTCGCGCGGCACATGCTGGCGAACGGGTTTGACCAGGCCGTCGGCGACGACATCCGCGTGTTCTGCTACCTGCCCTTCTCGCACGCGGAAAACCTGGCCGACCAGGATCTTGCCGTTGCGCATAACGAGCCGCTCGGCGATCCGTACCTGAAATTCGCCCGCATCCACCGCGACGTCATCCGCCGCTTCGGCCGTTTCCCCCACCGCAACCACGCGCTGGGCCGCGACACGACGGCAGACGAACAGGCGTTTCTCGACGAGGGTGGGTTTGCCGGGTGA
- a CDS encoding response regulator, with translation MNTSSVAPRAIVFEDHSGLASALTDLLEARLGYDVTCAGCIEEALRLAHVEPCDIAIVDLNLQGIRAYPALDELKRRGIPYVLATGAMPVDIPCRYKAPTVHKPYSAQQLELAIKEASSARVC, from the coding sequence ATGAACACCAGCTCCGTTGCGCCGCGTGCGATCGTTTTTGAAGACCATTCCGGCCTGGCGTCCGCGCTGACCGACCTGCTGGAGGCGCGGCTGGGCTACGACGTGACGTGTGCGGGCTGTATCGAGGAAGCCTTGCGGCTGGCCCATGTGGAGCCGTGTGACATCGCCATCGTGGACCTGAACCTGCAGGGCATCCGGGCCTATCCCGCCCTGGACGAACTGAAGCGGCGCGGGATTCCCTACGTGCTGGCGACGGGCGCGATGCCCGTGGATATCCCCTGCCGGTACAAGGCGCCGACCGTGCACAAGCCGTACAGCGCACAGCAGCTGGAGCTGGCGATCAAGGAAGCCAGCAGCGCGCGGGTCTGTTAG
- a CDS encoding DUF2188 domain-containing protein: MALVIYDIPFNPDLAGLWHVQLNGVPTENFETRVAAIAYAVQQSKLLGTQAQGPGQLQVLVSVEGADGVWREFESNAKRPVQSLQ, encoded by the coding sequence ATGGCCCTTGTGATCTACGATATCCCGTTCAATCCCGACCTGGCAGGCCTTTGGCATGTCCAGCTCAATGGCGTGCCCACGGAGAACTTCGAGACGCGCGTGGCGGCCATCGCATACGCGGTGCAGCAATCGAAGTTACTGGGGACGCAGGCGCAGGGTCCCGGCCAGCTGCAGGTGCTGGTGTCGGTCGAAGGCGCCGACGGCGTCTGGCGCGAATTCGAGTCCAACGCGAAGCGGCCGGTGCAAAGCCTGCAGTAG